A window of Ipomoea triloba cultivar NCNSP0323 chromosome 2, ASM357664v1 contains these coding sequences:
- the LOC116010819 gene encoding uncharacterized protein LOC116010819, which produces MHLCTLLSKGVFISKFLISILPSLSSSIYATGNSRPATTIEFRRSSYTGDLITLHLRLPFFFPLFPVDKQRKTSRSASTATGEGAAAMGGISGVAGQRRTPASSGGQQRWATLAASLSPVHRKEQRTTTAFSHVRNKQTRKTSSACNVRRFRRTDCVQRAHLLAIGAKCTFFIV; this is translated from the exons atgcatttatgtACATTGTTGTCCAAAGGAGTGTTCATTTCAAAATTCCTCATCAGCATCCTCCCTTCTCTCTCGTCTTCGATCTACGCTACGGGAAACAGCAGGCCGGCAACAACAATCGAGTTCCGGCGAAGCTCGTACACCGGCGACCTCATCACCCTCCATCTCCGCCTCCCTTTCTTTTTCCCTCTTTTTCCCGTCGACAAGCAGCGCAAGACCAGTAGATCGGCGTCGACTGCAACGGGCGAAGGAGCAGCGGCGATGGGTGGAATCTCCGGCGTGGCTGGTCAGCGACGAACTCCGGCGAGCAGTGGCGGCCAGCAGCGGTGGGCGACCTTGGCAGCTTCTCTCTCCCCTGTTCACCGGAAAGAGCAGCGTACGACGACA gCTTTTAGCCATGTACGTAATAAGCAGACAAGAAAGACTTCTTCAGCATGCAATGTGCGACGATTTCGGCGGACGGACTGCGTGCAACGTGCTCACCTTCTTGCAATTGGCGCTAAATGCACATTCtttatagtataa
- the LOC116010820 gene encoding secreted RxLR effector protein 161-like: protein MEKCSASVAPIQKGDKFSLMQCPKNELERKEMENIPYASVVGSSMYAQTCTRPDISFAVGMLSRYQSNPGMDHWKAAKKVLRYLQGTKEYMLTYKRSNRLEVIGYTDSNFAGCLDTRKSTFGYMFLLVEGAISWKSAKQTVIAASTMEAEFVACFMATNHGLWLRNFISGLGIVDSIAKPLKIYCDNAATVFFSKNDKYTSGAKHIDLKYLAVKEDVRERRVSIEHISTRFRAVPNIS, encoded by the coding sequence ATGGAAAAGTGTTCTGCATCTGTTGCTCCAATTCAGAAGGGGGATAAGTTCAGTCTTATGCAATGCCCAAAGAATGAATTGGAGCGAAAGGAAATGGAAAATATTCCTTATGCATCTGTCGTTGGGAGTTCGATGTATGCTCAAACATGTACCCGACCAGACATTAGCTTTGCTGTCGGGATGCTTAGTAGATATCAAAGCAATCCTGGTATGGATCACTGGAAGGCTGCAAAGAAGGTGTTGAGATACTTACAAGGCACAAAGGAGTACATGCTTACTTATAAGCGGTCCAATCGCCTTGAGGTGATAGGATACACGGATTCAAATTTTGCCGGGTGTTTGGACACAAGGAAGTCCACATTTGGATATATGTTCCTTTTAGTCGAGGGGGCTATCTCTTGGAAAAGTGCGAAGCAGACTGTCATTGCTGCATCCACTATGGAAGCTGAGTTTGTGGCATGTTTTATGGCCACAAATCATGGGTTGTGGCTGCGGAATTTTATTTCAGGACTTGGAATTGTCGACAGTATTGCCAAGCCGttgaaaatttattgtgataatGCCGCAACAGTCTTCTTTTCTAAAAATGACAAGTATACAAGTGGTGCTAAACATATTGATTTGAAGTATCTTGCCGTTAAAGAAGATGTTCGGGAACGAAGAGTATCAATTGAACACATTAGCACTAGATTCAGGGCCGTTCCAAACATTTCATAG
- the LOC116008945 gene encoding probable LRR receptor-like serine/threonine-protein kinase At3g47570: protein MGLVGTISPHIGNLTFLRELNLSTNKLSGQIPGEIGRLFQLRSLDLSVNALTGELFAANLSSCLQLREIFLYLNGLHGKLPAELANLKKLQSLSLDANQLTGEIPPSFGNLSSLSGLGMEYNHLEGNIPEEITQCRGLLLLSLGANNLTGTLSSAFFNMTSIINFSISENSLQGTIPNYIGDTMPNLKGFYFGVNKFHGTIPTSFPNASKLQLLELSQNYFVGDVPDNIGRLKDLRRLNLQLNFLGGNDFTFITSLSNCSDLTQFSIAGNSFEGKLPDTIANLSSKLSMLSLAGNKFSGTIPIGINNLASLIALELDDNHLSGVIPSEIGDLKNLQVLALQKNQFFGKIPLVLFNITSLSSLYMEDNNLDGYIPSSVGNLWNLNELYLSHNRLDGFIPGKIFDLPSLSKYLDLSSNSFTGPLSPAVGKLKILNTLNISGNKLWGKIPETIGDCLGLEYLDLHDNHFEGKIPPSLVSLKGIRHLDFSNNKLTGEIPRELQKLSFLQYLNLSFNDLEGEVPTNGIFAEANHVSLHGNKKLCGGIPELKLPPCLVKKTKHRNHLKLMIVIFTCICSTLAFASFIALLTLCWRKEKRMESAKPSKFEKLSKIPYRDLHQATDGFSETNLIGSGSFGSVYKGKFEQDGEQTIAVKVLDLLKNGASKSFLAECKVLRNLRHRNLVPILTCCSSCDFAGNEFKALVYEFMENGDLDMWLHTHSVDARARTNVLSVLQRLNIAIDIASALCYLHDDCKPMVIHCDLKPSNILLDKDLTAHVGDFGISRLYSYEIEDSIGNQTSTLGLQGSVGYIPPEYGIGTKASTLGDVYSFGILLLEMFTAKRPTDDLFNGECSTLYEYVDATLLSEQVMKIVDPLLLACVESHNGARSYEDSDNFRNLVEIEESKIHNFFLSIFKIGLICASRSPMDRMHMNDVSRELHKIKKSFFA, encoded by the exons ATGGGTTTGGTCggaaccatatctcctcacatAGGAAATCTCACTTTCCTCAGAGAACTGAATCTCAGTACCAATAAGTTGTCCGGCCAAATTCCAGGAGAGATTGGTCGTTTGTTTCAACTAAGATCGCTCGACCTGTCTGTCAACGCACTAACTGGAGAACTATTCGCGGCTAATCTCAGCAGTTGTTTACAACTCAGGGAAATCTTTCTTTATCTAAATGGCCTCCATGGGAAACTCCCTGCAGAGCTAGCTAATTTGAAGAAGCTTCAAAGTCTCTCTCTTGATGCAAACCAATTGACAGGTGAAATCCCTCCATCTTTTGGGAATTTGTCATCTCTTTCAGGATTGGGCATGGAATATAATCATCTGGAGGGGAATATTCCTGAGGAGATTACACAGTGTCGGGGTTTGCTTTTGCTTTCACTGGGTGCTAACAATCTCACTGGTACACTATCTTCTGCTTTCTTCAATATGACTTCCATTATCAACTTTTCAATATCAGAAAACTCACTCCAAGGGACCATCCCAAACTACATAGGAGACACTATGCCCAACTTGAAAGGTTTCTATTTTGGTGTCAACAAATTTCATGGGACTATCCCCACTTCATTTCCCAATGCCTCTAAGCTTCAACTTCTTGAGCTATCACAAAACTATTTTGTAGGCGATGTTCCAGACAATATTGGGAGGTTAAAAGATCTCCGGCGTTTGAACCTTCAACTCAATTTTCTTGGTGGCAATGACTTCACTTTCATAACCTCTCTTTCAAATTGTAGTGATTTAACACAATTTTCCATTGCTGGAAATAGTTTTGAAGGCAAATTGCCAGACACCATAGCTAACCTCTCGTCCAAACTCTCTATGTTGAGTTTAGCGGGGAATAAGTTTTCTGGAACAATACCAATAGGAATAAATAATCTAGCTAGCTTGATTGCTTTAGAGCTAGATGATAACCATTTATCAGGTGTTATTCCTAGTGAGATAGGCGACTTAAAAAATCTACAAGTACTAGCCTTGCAAAAAAAccaattttttggaaaaataccACTTGTTCTTTTTAATATCACCTCTCTATCTTCTCTGTATATGGAGGACAACAACTTAGATGGCTACATACCTTCAAGTGTGGGAAACCTTTGGAATTTGAATGAATTGTACTTGTCACATAATAGACTCGATGGTTTCATTCCTGGAAAAATTTTTGATTTGCCATCTTTGTCAAAGTACCTTGACCTCTCCAGTAATTCATTCACGGGCCCGTTATCTCCTGCTGTGGGTAAATTGAAAATACTGAATACCTTAAACATCTCAGGAAACAAATTATGGGGCAAAATTCCAGAAACAATAGGAGATTGTTTGGGCCTTGAATATCTTGATTTGCATGACAATCACTTTGAAGGAAAAATCCCACCTTCTTTGGTTTCCCTAAAAGGCATTAGGCATTTAGATTTCTCAAACAACAAGTTGACTGGAGAGATACCAAGAGAACTCCAAAAGCTCTCTTTCTTGCAATATTTGAATCTTTCTTTCAATGATCTAGAAGGTGAGGTGCCAACAAATGGAATTTTTGCCGAGGCAAACCATGTATCATTGCATGGAAACAAAAAGCTATGCGGTGGTATACCTGAGCTAAAGCTGCCTCCGTGTCTtgtgaagaaaacaaaacacaGAAATCATTTAAAGCTTATGATTGTTATCTTCACATGTATCTGCTCGACTCTGGCGTTTGCATCATTCATTGCTCTTCTAACATTGTGTTGGAGGAAAGAAAAAAGGATGGAGTCAGCAAAGCCATCCAAATTTGAAAAGCTTTCCAAAATCCCTTATAGAGACCTGCATCAAGCTACTGATGGTTTCTCTGAGACAAATTTGATTGGTTCTGGAAGCTTTGGATCTGTTTACAAAGGAAAATTTGAGCAAGATGGGGAACAGACAATTGCCGTAAAGGTACTTGACCTTCTCAAAAATGGAGCGTCAAAGAGCTTTCTTGCTGAATGTAAAGTGTTGAGGAACCTACGTCATCGAAATCTTGTTCCAATTTTGACCTGCTGCTCAAGTTGTGATTTTGCAGGTAATGAATTCAAAGCTCTAGTTTATGAATTTATGGAAAATGGAGATCTGGATATGTGGTTGCATACACATTCTGTTGATGCAAGGGCAAGGACAAATGTTCTGAGTGTTCTTCAAAGGTTAAATATTGCAATTGACATAGCTTCTGCATTGTGTTATCTCCATGATGATTGTAAACCAATGGTTATTCATTGTGATCTAAAACCGAGTAACATTCTGCTCGACAAAGACTTAACCGCTCATGTTGGAGACTTTGGGATATCAAGGCTGTATTCATATGAAATTGAAGACTCAATTGGAAATCAGACAAGTACTCTTGGATTACAGGGGTCCGTTGGTTACATCCCACCCG AATATGGGATAGGAACAAAGGCATCAACTTTGGGAGATGTATACAGTTTTGGAATTCTTTTGTTGGAAATGTTCACTGCAAAGAGACCCACAGATGATTTATTTAATGGCGAATGTAGTACTCTTTATGAGTACGTTGATGCAACGTTATTGTCAGAGCAAGTGATGAAGATTGTAGACCCATTGCTTTTGGCATGCGTAGAAAGCCACAATGGAGCTAGATCATATGAAGACTCAGACAATTTTAGGAATTTGGTGGAAATTGAAGAAAGCAAGATTCACAACTTCTTCctttccatttttaaaattggtctCATTTGTGCTTCTAGATCACCAATGGATCGCATGCACATGAATGACGTGAGCAGGGAATTACACAAGATTAAGAAATCTTTCTTTGCATAA